One window from the genome of Kaistella carnis encodes:
- the tal gene encoding transaldolase, with protein MNPLNQIRKMGQSIWLDLLEREIMDSGKLQDLIDHDDLRGMTSNPSIFEKAISGSSDYDQDILKLSQKEDSNPAIFFDLAIADIQRAADLFKPVYDQTNGTDGFVSLEVSPYLARDTDGTIDQARDLWKRVDRKNVMIKIPGTKEGLIAIRECLREGININVTLLFGLPRYREITEAFMGGLEDRLAEGHSINEVSSVASFFLSRIDVMVDPMLKEKGAEHLVGKIAIASAKKAYQIYLEMIASDRFKKLEENGAQKQRVLWASTGTKDPAFSDVLYVENLIGKDTINTLPMETSDAFRDHGKVAETLTENLVDADKAMEELEKTGIDIDKITQKLEEEGIEKFNQAYEKLLKSIDSQRRKL; from the coding sequence ATGAATCCTTTAAATCAAATACGAAAAATGGGTCAGAGCATCTGGCTCGATTTACTCGAACGCGAAATCATGGACTCCGGTAAATTACAAGATCTTATTGATCATGATGATTTGCGTGGCATGACTTCAAATCCATCCATTTTTGAAAAAGCCATTAGTGGCAGTTCGGACTACGACCAGGATATCTTGAAACTCTCTCAAAAAGAAGATAGTAATCCGGCGATTTTTTTTGATTTAGCCATTGCTGATATTCAAAGGGCAGCTGATTTATTTAAACCCGTTTACGACCAAACCAATGGAACTGATGGTTTTGTAAGTTTAGAAGTTTCGCCTTATCTGGCAAGAGATACCGATGGCACAATTGATCAGGCAAGAGATCTGTGGAAAAGAGTAGACCGCAAAAATGTAATGATAAAAATTCCGGGAACCAAAGAAGGGTTAATCGCCATACGCGAATGTTTGCGGGAAGGAATTAATATAAATGTTACGCTGTTGTTCGGACTTCCACGCTACCGCGAAATTACAGAAGCTTTCATGGGTGGACTGGAAGATCGACTTGCGGAAGGTCATTCAATTAATGAGGTTTCTTCCGTTGCGAGTTTCTTTCTCAGCAGAATTGATGTAATGGTCGACCCAATGTTAAAAGAAAAAGGTGCAGAACATCTAGTCGGGAAAATAGCGATTGCTTCTGCGAAAAAAGCGTATCAGATTTATCTTGAAATGATTGCAAGTGACCGTTTTAAAAAGCTGGAAGAAAATGGTGCTCAAAAACAAAGAGTGCTTTGGGCAAGTACGGGAACAAAAGATCCTGCCTTCAGTGATGTTTTGTACGTAGAAAATTTGATCGGAAAAGACACGATCAATACTTTGCCTATGGAAACCAGCGATGCATTTCGGGATCATGGAAAAGTGGCCGAAACTTTGACTGAAAATTTAGTTGATGCTGACAAAGCAATGGAAGAGTTGGAAAAAACAGGAATCGATATTGATAAGATCACCCAGAAGCTGGAAGAGGAGGGAATTGAAAAGTTTAATCAAGCCTATGAGAAACTTCTAAAAAGTATCGACAGTCAAAGACGCAAACTTTAA
- a CDS encoding zinc dependent phospholipase C family protein, whose amino-acid sequence MPGPSTHILVADEIVANLQKLSTDWPFKFEGYKENINSPPDLAKLASTYNNYYALGAVGPDLFYFLADFRAKYGLPMAELIKIVDFLDNIYGKLDEWILSKWEHYFGAVNQNIEEEISRLTGDLSSVVADIMGSLSSILMQAIIDVAAERKDWCGLFSLGHNFGIDNKDFFWADMLHYRRTSTFANNLWIIADEKGKTEPENAKLWSDRLKAYALGYISHVATDVTAHAFINTKAGGPYRLHWQRHHLVETHVDTKAYNIKHGSDAIFNQYTQSAVHYRFAFGEDGGAAEHVRPNYDPGDNTLRGRYVRRRQLDVDSDMPDLLAELLREAMDRTYDTQGQKSKHGIFRTSPDIIISDDGRPETEDIKATFHVLFRYFKFSSRDGFAHEK is encoded by the coding sequence ATGCCTGGACCATCTACCCATATCTTGGTTGCCGATGAAATCGTAGCCAACTTACAGAAACTTTCAACAGACTGGCCTTTTAAATTTGAAGGGTACAAAGAAAATATTAATTCCCCGCCCGATCTGGCGAAACTTGCGTCCACATACAACAACTATTACGCACTCGGCGCAGTGGGCCCTGATCTGTTTTATTTTCTGGCAGATTTTAGGGCGAAATATGGTCTGCCTATGGCAGAACTTATTAAAATTGTGGATTTCTTAGATAATATTTATGGCAAACTCGATGAGTGGATTTTGTCAAAGTGGGAACATTATTTCGGAGCGGTTAATCAAAACATCGAAGAGGAAATTAGCCGACTAACCGGCGATTTATCTTCCGTAGTCGCCGATATTATGGGCAGTCTTTCTTCCATACTAATGCAGGCTATTATCGACGTTGCCGCTGAAAGAAAAGATTGGTGTGGTTTATTTTCCCTTGGACATAATTTTGGTATCGATAACAAAGATTTCTTTTGGGCAGATATGCTGCATTATCGACGAACAAGCACATTCGCGAACAATCTTTGGATAATTGCAGATGAAAAAGGTAAAACCGAACCGGAAAACGCAAAATTGTGGAGTGACCGTTTGAAAGCTTATGCGCTGGGATATATCAGTCACGTGGCAACCGATGTCACCGCACACGCTTTCATCAATACCAAAGCTGGTGGTCCTTATCGTCTCCACTGGCAGCGCCACCATCTAGTAGAAACTCATGTTGATACAAAAGCCTACAATATTAAACACGGTTCGGATGCTATTTTTAATCAATATACCCAGTCAGCAGTTCATTACAGGTTTGCTTTTGGGGAAGATGGAGGCGCCGCTGAACATGTAAGACCGAATTATGATCCTGGTGATAATACATTGCGTGGTCGGTATGTGAGAAGGCGACAGCTGGATGTTGATTCCGATATGCCGGATCTTTTGGCAGAACTGCTTCGTGAGGCGATGGACCGAACTTATGATACTCAGGGTCAAAAAAGCAAACACGGCATATTCCGCACAAGTCCAGATATTATCATTAGTGACGACGGCAGACCTGAAACTGAAGATATTAAAGCAACCTTTCATGTTTTGTTCCGTTATTTTAAATTCAGTTCTCGTGATGGCTTTGCGCATGAAAAATAG
- a CDS encoding T9SS type A sorting domain-containing protein, whose translation MSIIIQIGAYVSGTSDFGLYFDSNRSTLAVNENIKSKVSFYPNPVESMLTLTSKGKINSIIITNMVGQEVRRFNPTTTTSVLNLSGLARGTYFLQVDINGTIENHKFIKN comes from the coding sequence ATGTCAATAATTATCCAGATTGGAGCCTATGTTAGCGGAACGAGTGATTTCGGATTGTATTTCGATTCCAACCGATCAACCTTGGCTGTAAATGAAAATATTAAAAGTAAAGTTTCATTCTATCCCAATCCGGTTGAATCGATGTTGACCTTAACTTCCAAGGGGAAAATTAACTCCATTATCATTACCAATATGGTTGGTCAGGAAGTGAGAAGATTTAATCCTACTACTACCACCTCTGTCTTAAATCTTTCCGGACTAGCGAGAGGAACCTATTTTTTGCAAGTTGATATAAACGGTACAATTGAAAACCACAAATTCATAAAAAATTAA
- the gndA gene encoding NADP-dependent phosphogluconate dehydrogenase: protein MEQENKNKSAFGMIGLGTMGSNLLQNIADNGYSCSGYDINTKQVENLNALNQDNIHGFSDLKAFAESLNSPRIVMMLVPAGKIVDSVIEELLQVLDKGDIIIDGGNSHFTDTERRFVYLEEKGYHFVGMGVSGGEEGARKGPSMMPGGDKEAYKYLKPVLEKIAAHVNGDPTVAYMGERSAGHFVKMVHNGIEYALMQLISETYEIMKKGLQMEDSEIYSVFKKWNEGRLKSYLLEITRDIFAYKKKGEDHLFFNDIKDEAKAKGTGKWTSQAAMDLSVPVPMIDIAVSMRDLSKYKNLRTEASELYPDKKEAAFSNNEKDLENLEEAFYLSMVSAYAQGMHLLSQANVEFKYELNLAVIAKIWRGGCIIRSEFLEDIYAAYQKDSSLEHLFLNDSIHKSLIKSIPGIRTVVSNAALHGISVPTFAVALSYFDNVRNKEMPANLIQAQRDFFGAHTYELKGKEGVFHTDWENPEH from the coding sequence ATGGAACAGGAGAATAAAAATAAAAGCGCATTCGGAATGATAGGTCTGGGAACAATGGGTTCTAACCTATTACAAAATATTGCAGACAATGGCTACAGTTGTTCGGGTTATGATATCAACACCAAACAGGTAGAAAATCTTAATGCTTTAAATCAAGATAATATACACGGTTTTTCAGATCTGAAGGCTTTTGCAGAAAGTTTAAACAGTCCCAGAATTGTCATGATGCTAGTGCCCGCCGGTAAAATCGTAGATTCTGTTATTGAAGAATTGCTTCAGGTTTTAGATAAAGGAGACATTATTATTGATGGTGGTAATTCACATTTTACAGATACAGAACGGCGCTTTGTTTATTTAGAAGAGAAAGGCTATCACTTTGTAGGAATGGGGGTTTCCGGCGGTGAAGAAGGCGCGAGAAAAGGACCGAGTATGATGCCGGGCGGAGATAAAGAAGCCTACAAATACTTAAAACCAGTCCTGGAGAAAATTGCAGCGCATGTAAATGGCGATCCTACCGTAGCGTATATGGGCGAACGTTCTGCGGGGCATTTTGTTAAAATGGTTCATAACGGGATTGAATACGCGTTGATGCAACTGATTTCTGAAACCTATGAAATCATGAAAAAAGGCCTTCAAATGGAAGACTCAGAAATTTATTCGGTGTTTAAGAAATGGAATGAAGGTCGACTAAAATCCTATTTACTTGAAATTACGCGCGATATTTTCGCCTACAAAAAGAAAGGAGAAGATCACCTTTTCTTCAATGACATCAAAGACGAAGCAAAAGCGAAAGGCACCGGAAAATGGACGTCTCAAGCAGCCATGGATCTGAGTGTTCCCGTACCGATGATTGATATTGCCGTATCGATGCGGGATCTTTCCAAGTATAAAAACCTGCGAACGGAAGCCTCAGAACTATATCCCGATAAAAAGGAAGCAGCTTTTAGTAATAATGAAAAGGACCTAGAGAATTTAGAAGAAGCATTTTACCTTTCTATGGTTTCTGCATATGCACAAGGGATGCATTTGCTTTCCCAGGCGAATGTTGAATTTAAGTATGAACTGAACCTTGCTGTTATTGCAAAAATTTGGCGTGGCGGCTGTATCATCCGTTCGGAGTTTTTGGAAGATATTTATGCAGCTTATCAAAAAGACTCCAGTTTAGAGCACTTATTTTTGAACGATTCCATTCATAAAAGTCTTATTAAAAGTATTCCAGGTATCCGAACTGTAGTTTCTAATGCCGCGCTGCATGGGATTTCGGTTCCAACATTTGCAGTCGCATTAAGTTATTTTGATAATGTGCGGAATAAAGAAATGCCGGCGAACCTTATTCAGGCACAAAGAGACTTTTTTGGTGCGCACACTTATGAATTGAAGGGAAAAGAAGGCGTTTTCCATACCGACTGGGAAAATCCTGAGCACTAA
- the zwf gene encoding glucose-6-phosphate dehydrogenase, with product MIKTSDKKYDPTIFIIFGGTGDLTKRKIMPALYNLFLDNWLPEEFAIIGTSSSKMSNEKYIAELFSAVNEFSRTGKATKADWEKFSSHITFQDADITNASAFKPFGKLIDKYKKEWKTPPSIIYYCAVAPHFFCSIAENINKAKLDNDPKTTRIIIEKPFGSDLESAKDLNKKLLSIFEENQIYRIDHYLGKEVVQNIMAFRFANSIMEPLWNRNHVEHVQISVTEQIGIGSRGNYFDNAGILRDMIQNHLLQLLCIIAMEPPTNFNADEVRNRKVDVLKALRRIESGKIETMSARGQYSSGWIEGEEVVGYREEEKVKPHSNTETYAALKLHVDNWRWQGVPFYLRTGKRLFKSASIITIQFKEIPHNIFVSENTGPPKQNRLVISIQPDMAIRLQLQSKVPGLEMNLNTVDMVFDYAGSKKTDSPEAYETLLLDAITGDQTLFMRADQVEAAWEFIMPILNYWEKNTDQNFPNYAADSWGPENAEALIAKDGFHWFNLPEKNKKD from the coding sequence ATGATTAAGACTTCAGATAAAAAATACGATCCTACTATATTCATCATCTTTGGTGGAACAGGTGATCTGACAAAGAGAAAAATAATGCCTGCGCTCTATAATCTTTTTCTCGATAACTGGTTGCCGGAAGAGTTTGCGATCATCGGAACCTCATCCAGTAAAATGAGTAACGAAAAGTACATCGCTGAATTATTTTCTGCCGTCAATGAATTTTCCAGAACGGGAAAAGCCACGAAAGCAGATTGGGAAAAATTCTCCTCTCATATCACTTTTCAGGATGCTGATATTACGAATGCTTCTGCTTTTAAACCGTTTGGTAAATTGATTGACAAGTATAAAAAAGAATGGAAGACGCCACCATCCATCATTTACTATTGTGCGGTTGCACCACATTTTTTCTGTTCAATTGCCGAAAACATCAATAAAGCCAAACTGGATAATGATCCGAAAACAACGCGAATCATTATAGAAAAGCCTTTTGGCAGTGACCTCGAATCCGCGAAAGATTTGAATAAAAAATTGCTGAGTATTTTTGAAGAGAATCAGATTTACCGAATTGATCATTATTTAGGTAAAGAAGTCGTTCAGAACATCATGGCCTTCCGTTTTGCCAATTCTATTATGGAACCGCTTTGGAACAGAAACCATGTGGAACACGTACAGATTTCGGTGACGGAGCAAATTGGTATTGGAAGTCGGGGGAATTATTTTGACAATGCGGGAATTTTACGGGATATGATTCAAAACCATTTATTGCAGTTGCTTTGTATCATTGCCATGGAACCACCTACAAACTTTAATGCTGATGAGGTTCGGAATAGAAAAGTTGATGTTCTAAAAGCCCTGAGGAGAATTGAAAGCGGCAAAATTGAAACTATGTCCGCGCGCGGTCAATACAGTTCCGGGTGGATTGAGGGCGAAGAAGTAGTGGGTTATCGGGAAGAGGAAAAGGTGAAACCACACTCTAATACAGAAACTTATGCGGCATTAAAACTACATGTCGATAATTGGCGATGGCAAGGCGTACCGTTCTATTTAAGAACAGGAAAACGTCTTTTTAAATCCGCGTCTATTATTACAATTCAGTTTAAGGAGATTCCTCATAATATTTTTGTTTCGGAAAACACCGGTCCTCCGAAGCAGAACCGATTGGTAATTAGTATTCAGCCTGACATGGCCATTCGGTTGCAACTTCAAAGCAAAGTGCCGGGACTTGAAATGAATTTAAACACGGTAGATATGGTTTTCGATTATGCGGGAAGCAAAAAAACAGATTCTCCTGAAGCCTACGAAACCCTTTTATTAGATGCCATTACCGGTGATCAAACTTTATTTATGCGCGCTGATCAGGTAGAAGCCGCGTGGGAATTTATTATGCCAATTCTCAACTACTGGGAAAAAAATACGGATCAAAACTTCCCGAATTACGCTGCTGATTCCTGGGGTCCGGAAAATGCGGAAGCCCTGATTGCTAAAGATGGTTTCCATTGGTTTAATCTACCGGAAAAAAATAAAAAAGACTAA
- the pgl gene encoding 6-phosphogluconolactonase → MQHLKIYKDVDEVIESLAKVICDSAEESIKNRGVFNFVLAGGGSPKKLYELLASDAYKNKIDWRKTYFFFGDERFVPENDEERNSLMVKKALFDPLKIQESHIFNVDTTTTPSEAAMKYWEVIKSHFKDGPIQFDFILLGLGDNSHTASLFPQTSVLEETEATIKSVWVEEVDMYRITMTAPLINQARQIAFLVFGAGKAEAVYHILEDQSGSSAEYPARLITKDPQKVTWFLNEAAASQLKYNNLLGENILKIIFKERR, encoded by the coding sequence ATGCAACACTTGAAAATTTATAAGGACGTAGATGAGGTCATCGAATCCTTGGCTAAAGTCATTTGCGATTCTGCAGAAGAATCTATTAAAAATCGGGGCGTGTTCAATTTTGTACTTGCTGGCGGTGGTTCTCCGAAGAAGCTCTATGAACTGTTGGCATCCGATGCATATAAAAATAAAATAGATTGGCGCAAGACTTATTTTTTCTTTGGTGATGAACGTTTTGTCCCGGAGAACGATGAGGAACGTAATTCCCTGATGGTGAAAAAGGCTTTATTTGACCCATTAAAGATTCAAGAGTCTCACATTTTTAACGTCGATACGACCACAACTCCGAGTGAGGCAGCAATGAAATACTGGGAGGTAATTAAATCACATTTTAAAGATGGGCCGATCCAGTTCGATTTTATTCTTTTAGGTCTTGGAGACAATTCTCACACTGCTTCTCTTTTCCCGCAAACTTCCGTATTGGAGGAGACCGAAGCAACCATAAAATCGGTGTGGGTGGAAGAAGTAGATATGTACAGAATAACCATGACCGCACCGCTCATAAATCAGGCGCGCCAAATTGCATTTTTAGTTTTCGGCGCGGGAAAAGCGGAGGCGGTATATCATATTCTAGAAGATCAGTCGGGCTCATCTGCAGAATATCCAGCTCGATTGATTACGAAAGATCCGCAGAAAGTAACCTGGTTTCTGAATGAGGCTGCTGCTTCACAATTAAAATATAACAACTTACTGGGAGAAAATATTTTGAAAATTATTTTTAAAGAAAGAAGGTAA